The Pelagibacterium halotolerans B2 genome has a segment encoding these proteins:
- a CDS encoding amidohydrolase: MKQAPMWLEGMTFADESHGALAIVEDKIAARAEAAPSDCLPIDASGWVCLPPLSEGHCHLDKTFLGAPWQPHIRQNDVLGRIGMEKQIRANLDVPVSVRGAALIEREIAFGTGLMRTHVDIDPDWGLENLHAVLELRQRYSDRITIEIVAFPQSGILRAPGTKDLLTAALSQGADLIGGLDPMAIDGDRAAHLDIIFSLASHFDVGIDIHLHETGPLGVKTISAICERALAHGRPSHIAISHGFALSELNEPEFEIIAARLSNAGVAIISSAPPRLMPPLDQLAERGVCVALGSDNICDAWSPFGNGDMLERAAIAARQQCWATDSGLAFALSLATDRTAAVLGETRPPLVAGAPADFVLIKAPCAQAALANPPSERMVFRGGRQIAGPRLGCLTGSH; encoded by the coding sequence ATGAAACAAGCACCGATGTGGCTTGAAGGTATGACGTTTGCCGATGAAAGCCATGGCGCTCTGGCCATTGTCGAGGACAAAATTGCCGCGCGCGCCGAGGCTGCGCCATCTGATTGTCTTCCCATCGATGCGTCAGGTTGGGTTTGCCTGCCGCCCTTGAGTGAGGGCCATTGTCATCTCGACAAGACATTTCTGGGCGCACCATGGCAGCCCCACATCAGGCAAAACGACGTTTTGGGCCGTATTGGCATGGAAAAGCAAATCCGTGCCAACCTCGATGTTCCTGTTTCGGTGCGCGGCGCGGCGTTGATCGAGCGCGAGATTGCCTTTGGCACCGGACTGATGCGAACCCACGTCGACATCGACCCCGATTGGGGCCTTGAAAATCTCCACGCGGTCCTCGAATTGCGCCAACGCTATTCTGACCGCATCACGATCGAAATCGTTGCCTTTCCCCAGTCGGGCATCCTTCGTGCTCCGGGCACCAAGGACCTTTTAACCGCTGCGCTTTCACAGGGGGCTGACCTCATCGGCGGGCTCGACCCCATGGCGATCGACGGTGACCGCGCCGCTCATCTCGATATCATTTTTTCTCTCGCGTCACACTTTGACGTCGGCATCGACATTCATCTGCACGAAACTGGCCCACTTGGCGTCAAAACCATATCCGCAATCTGCGAGCGCGCGCTCGCCCATGGGCGCCCCTCGCACATTGCAATCAGTCATGGATTTGCTCTATCGGAGTTAAACGAACCTGAATTCGAAATCATCGCAGCCCGACTTTCCAATGCCGGTGTTGCCATCATCTCGAGCGCGCCGCCGCGCCTGATGCCCCCGCTCGACCAATTGGCCGAACGCGGTGTCTGCGTGGCGCTGGGGTCGGACAATATCTGCGATGCCTGGTCCCCATTCGGCAATGGCGACATGCTCGAGCGCGCCGCCATCGCGGCGCGCCAACAATGCTGGGCCACCGATTCTGGTCTCGCCTTTGCCCTTTCACTGGCCACCGATCGCACCGCTGCGGTTCTAGGCGAAACACGACCTCCTCTCGTTGCCGGCGCCCCGGCTGACTTCGTGTTGATAAAGGCGCCCTGCGCCCAGGCCGCCCTTGCCAATCCTCCGTCCGAGCGCATGGTCTTCAGAGGTGGTCGACAGATCGCCGGCCCCCGACTCGGCTGCTTGACCGGATCGCACTGA
- a CDS encoding flavin reductase family protein, giving the protein MSALPRFATADDNTGLEADFRAGMSKLVSGVSIIASGSLENPVGLVATSVTSLTLDPPSLLVCVSQTASARNAIVATRAVSVNILASTDQAIAEPFASAALKAERFRRGNWSALQTGVPTLDSALAVFDCTISQHIPYSTHIILIAQAQAVRLAPSPAAPLIHFDRAMRPLP; this is encoded by the coding sequence ATGAGTGCTTTGCCCCGATTTGCCACCGCAGATGACAACACTGGTCTCGAAGCCGATTTCCGGGCCGGGATGAGCAAGCTGGTCTCAGGGGTATCGATCATTGCCAGTGGCAGTCTCGAAAATCCCGTTGGCCTGGTCGCGACCTCGGTGACCTCCCTCACCCTGGACCCACCCAGTCTGTTGGTCTGCGTCTCCCAAACGGCCTCGGCCCGCAACGCCATCGTTGCGACCCGCGCCGTGTCGGTCAATATTCTTGCCAGCACCGATCAGGCCATTGCCGAGCCATTTGCGTCTGCGGCGCTCAAGGCCGAGCGGTTCAGGCGCGGCAATTGGTCTGCGCTCCAAACCGGCGTTCCAACTCTTGATAGCGCGCTCGCGGTCTTTGACTGCACCATCAGCCAACACATTCCCTATTCCACCCACATCATCCTGATCGCACAGGCACAGGCTGTGCGATTGGCCCCGAGCCCGGCAGCACCGCTGATCCATTTCGATCGTGCCATGCGCCCTCTGCCATGA
- a CDS encoding amidohydrolase family protein translates to MSAFDLLIVGVTRPGHSVPCEIGVIEGRIAAIGPELGPAAVRIEAQGAMAIPGYAETHIHLDKAMILDRCSICNGTLAEAVSLTASAKSGFTREDVYARAAQVIEMAIVSGTNAMRSFVELDPRAGLRSFQALLDIRRAYDHAINLTLCAFAQEGLTQELETAALLKTALENGADQIGGCPYMDPDPTAHVTAIFDLAQDYNVAVDFHADFDLDPEGSALPEIIAQTERRGWGGRVSIGHATKMSAMAPQMVDELARRLASAGISVTALPATDLFLNGRDHDRLVPRGVAPLQTLDAQGVLTTIASNNVLNPFTPYGDANLIRMANLFANLAQLASDQELARCFDMVSANGFAQLGLERDLRVGAPADLVLVDAPTPADAVRRLAAPIMGFKTGCQTFVRERARLTGTDGHAHRKKAHP, encoded by the coding sequence ATGAGCGCATTCGATCTGCTCATCGTCGGAGTGACGCGACCCGGCCATTCCGTTCCATGCGAAATCGGAGTGATCGAGGGGCGCATTGCAGCAATTGGCCCCGAACTCGGCCCAGCGGCGGTTCGTATCGAAGCGCAGGGGGCGATGGCCATTCCGGGCTATGCGGAAACCCACATTCATCTCGACAAGGCAATGATCCTTGATCGATGCTCCATCTGTAATGGCACACTCGCCGAAGCGGTGAGTCTAACAGCCTCGGCCAAATCAGGCTTCACGCGCGAGGATGTTTATGCCCGGGCGGCTCAAGTGATCGAAATGGCTATCGTTTCGGGCACAAACGCGATGCGCAGTTTCGTTGAACTCGATCCGCGGGCCGGACTGCGCTCATTTCAGGCGCTGCTCGACATTAGGCGTGCCTACGACCATGCCATTAATCTCACGCTGTGCGCGTTCGCCCAGGAAGGTCTGACCCAAGAGCTAGAAACAGCAGCGCTTTTAAAGACCGCGCTTGAAAACGGCGCCGACCAGATCGGCGGGTGCCCCTATATGGATCCAGACCCCACTGCTCACGTCACGGCGATCTTTGATCTGGCCCAGGATTATAATGTCGCTGTGGATTTCCACGCGGACTTTGATCTTGATCCCGAGGGCTCAGCTCTGCCCGAAATCATCGCGCAGACCGAACGACGCGGATGGGGTGGGCGGGTTTCTATCGGTCATGCGACCAAGATGTCCGCCATGGCGCCGCAGATGGTCGATGAACTGGCCAGACGGCTCGCGAGCGCCGGGATCTCGGTCACCGCGCTCCCGGCCACCGATCTGTTCCTCAATGGTCGCGATCATGACCGGCTTGTGCCGCGCGGTGTCGCGCCGCTTCAGACACTCGATGCACAAGGCGTTCTCACCACCATTGCGAGCAACAATGTGCTCAACCCCTTCACGCCCTATGGCGATGCCAATCTGATCCGCATGGCCAATCTTTTTGCCAACCTTGCCCAGCTCGCCTCCGATCAAGAACTTGCGCGCTGTTTTGACATGGTGAGCGCCAACGGATTCGCCCAACTCGGCCTCGAGCGGGATCTGCGCGTTGGCGCGCCCGCCGACTTGGTGCTGGTCGACGCACCCACACCCGCGGACGCTGTGCGGCGTCTTGCAGCCCCCATCATGGGGTTCAAGACAGGCTGCCAGACCTTTGTTCGCGAACGGGCACGGCTCACTGGCACCGACGGACACGCACACAGGAAAAAGGCCCACCCATGA
- a CDS encoding amidohydrolase family protein, whose product MSETDCIIEAGTVLIGVAPDGTMALRHDAAIRVHGGRIAQIGPIAAVGFGNDHLPRYGSRRLVAMPGFTNAHHHFGITPLMSGVPFAPLELWLPRFRAMRQIGPRLDTLYSAIEMLESGTTSVHHIHSGLVGTPEEWAATSNTVLSAYGEIGMRAGYSFMMRDRSILGYGPDADLIAQFPKALRDWITPRLAPACVPTSEYMAFFERIRSLWEREEPDRVRMHLAPANLHWCSDDALQLIAETARTSGANIHMHLVETERQARYARESFGCSAVAHLARLGVLGPNVTIGHGNWLDSEDIDILAECGCSACHNASSGLRLGSGIAPVNAMRAKSIPIALGIDQSNLCDDRDMLAEIKLAWALHRETGLFSERPDAAAILQMATEHGAKSAGFGGLAGRLEPGYMADIVLLDRDALERPFVSSATPISETVLHRATKSAIDKVFVGGDLVVDGGRVIRVDRDAVMAEIKDKLSAPATESETEASEMVNLLLPFIERHLAHSGLDAGYRPYRFNAMADQ is encoded by the coding sequence ATGAGCGAGACCGATTGCATCATCGAGGCCGGCACTGTTTTGATTGGCGTCGCGCCTGATGGAACCATGGCTCTGCGCCACGACGCGGCCATTCGCGTCCACGGAGGCCGCATTGCCCAGATCGGTCCCATTGCTGCCGTCGGATTTGGCAACGACCATCTCCCACGCTACGGCTCGCGCCGCCTGGTTGCCATGCCGGGTTTCACTAACGCCCACCACCATTTCGGTATCACTCCGCTGATGAGTGGGGTGCCTTTTGCACCGCTCGAGTTGTGGCTGCCCCGCTTTCGCGCCATGCGCCAGATCGGGCCGCGCCTTGATACGCTATATTCGGCCATCGAAATGCTCGAAAGCGGCACCACCAGCGTCCATCACATTCATTCAGGACTGGTGGGAACGCCCGAGGAGTGGGCCGCCACCAGCAACACGGTCCTTTCTGCCTATGGCGAGATTGGCATGCGCGCAGGCTATTCGTTCATGATGCGCGATCGCTCGATCCTTGGGTACGGTCCCGATGCCGATCTTATCGCCCAATTTCCAAAGGCGTTGCGCGACTGGATCACCCCGCGGCTTGCCCCCGCCTGCGTCCCCACCTCCGAATACATGGCGTTTTTTGAGCGAATCCGCTCCCTATGGGAGCGCGAGGAGCCCGACAGGGTGCGAATGCATCTTGCTCCAGCAAATCTGCACTGGTGTTCCGATGATGCACTTCAGTTGATCGCAGAAACGGCCCGGACCTCCGGTGCCAATATTCACATGCATCTGGTCGAGACCGAGCGACAGGCTCGTTACGCGCGTGAATCCTTTGGCTGTTCGGCAGTTGCCCATCTCGCCCGATTGGGCGTCCTGGGCCCCAACGTGACTATCGGACACGGAAACTGGCTCGATTCTGAGGACATCGATATTCTTGCCGAATGCGGCTGCTCGGCATGCCACAATGCCAGTTCGGGCCTACGCCTTGGCTCGGGCATCGCTCCGGTCAACGCGATGCGGGCGAAGTCCATTCCAATCGCGCTAGGCATCGATCAATCCAATCTCTGCGATGATCGCGACATGTTGGCCGAGATCAAGCTCGCCTGGGCGCTTCATCGTGAAACCGGGCTATTCAGCGAGCGGCCCGATGCTGCGGCTATCCTTCAGATGGCTACTGAGCACGGCGCAAAATCGGCCGGATTCGGCGGATTGGCCGGTCGGCTAGAACCTGGATATATGGCCGACATCGTTCTCCTCGATCGTGATGCGCTTGAGCGTCCGTTTGTTTCCAGTGCAACGCCCATTTCGGAGACCGTTCTGCACCGTGCAACCAAATCCGCCATCGACAAGGTCTTTGTCGGTGGCGATCTGGTCGTCGATGGAGGACGCGTTATACGGGTCGACCGCGATGCGGTGATGGCAGAAATCAAGGATAAGCTTAGTGCGCCGGCCACGGAAAGCGAGACCGAAGCCAGCGAGATGGTCAACTTGCTTCTACCCTTCATCGAGCGTCATCTTGCCCATTCCGGTCTTGACGCGGGCTATCGCCCCTATCGGTTCAACGCCATGGCCGATCAATGA
- a CDS encoding questin oxidase family protein, whose translation MSHLQFAPHPTSGLAEVMATMSAYGSEFAKTYANHAPMVLVALDRLGGSPERLAEFFTHYRDYKALVPFGPTIARLDAASWLSAIGRREREPDLRVFFTREVDRLGIAGALHAYLDILAPGIGASALHALMRMAYGLIREDETEIAASLAYWAATYLDMPPSLGVAPITFDPAEILGRIADIDAMHELPLHELLWQNMAESGRLPEFAPVIDWLAVDAETLPRMANTAIMLFAATMDFSALHAVTGLHWLRVVMPYSRDPETLLRHFWQCVAALMGEMGFPTLPDRETVERWRDLPVPPWETIKAAAAQSYDEHDLSLVFTATQEFGAYGDPLYQLAAARRVGLVPDYT comes from the coding sequence ATGTCTCACCTTCAGTTTGCCCCCCATCCCACATCCGGTCTGGCCGAAGTCATGGCGACTATGTCCGCCTATGGGTCGGAGTTCGCCAAAACCTATGCCAACCACGCCCCGATGGTGCTGGTCGCGCTTGACCGGCTGGGCGGCTCCCCCGAGCGATTGGCAGAATTTTTCACCCACTACCGCGACTACAAGGCTCTTGTGCCCTTCGGCCCAACCATAGCCCGGCTTGATGCTGCAAGCTGGCTATCGGCGATCGGGCGGCGCGAGCGCGAGCCGGACCTGCGGGTCTTTTTTACCCGCGAGGTCGACCGGCTGGGTATAGCCGGCGCGCTGCACGCCTACCTTGACATTCTTGCTCCTGGGATTGGCGCCAGCGCGCTGCACGCGCTCATGCGTATGGCCTATGGATTGATACGCGAGGACGAGACCGAGATCGCCGCATCGCTGGCGTACTGGGCCGCCACCTATCTCGACATGCCGCCCAGCCTGGGTGTCGCCCCGATCACATTTGATCCTGCCGAAATCCTTGGCCGCATTGCCGATATCGACGCGATGCACGAATTGCCGCTGCACGAATTGCTCTGGCAAAACATGGCCGAGTCCGGCCGCCTGCCCGAGTTTGCCCCAGTGATCGATTGGCTGGCGGTCGATGCTGAAACCCTCCCGCGCATGGCCAACACGGCCATTATGCTTTTTGCTGCCACCATGGATTTTTCCGCGCTGCACGCTGTCACTGGCCTGCACTGGCTGCGAGTGGTCATGCCCTATAGCCGTGATCCCGAAACGCTCCTGCGCCATTTCTGGCAGTGCGTTGCTGCGCTGATGGGCGAGATGGGGTTCCCCACCCTGCCGGATCGGGAGACCGTGGAGCGCTGGCGCGACCTGCCTGTCCCCCCCTGGGAGACCATCAAGGCTGCAGCCGCGCAATCTTATGATGAGCACGACCTGAGCCTGGTTTTCACTGCCACCCAGGAATTCGGTGCTTATGGCGACCCGCTCTACCAACTCGCCGCCGCCCGGCGCGTCGGCCTGGTGCCTGACTACACATGA
- a CDS encoding ABC transporter ATP-binding protein, with amino-acid sequence MVQAQGFGLVADDVGMVYRRGAQETLALADCNLNVGRGQWASLIGASGCGKSTLLRIFADIVHPTCGTATLHGLTPAEARANRTFALVSQQSTMLPWRKILENVELGLEVAGVGKSERRRAAMEAIELVGLMGFEHVYPNELSGGMRQRAAIARALTLRPQFLLMDEPFGALDEITREKLNFELLRILRETSATLLLVTHSISEAIILSDQVAVMTPRPGRISKIVDIGFGHERTSAMRDDPRFAQYEIALRHALHGAPPEKSATVHKMYA; translated from the coding sequence ATGGTCCAAGCGCAGGGATTTGGATTGGTGGCCGACGATGTCGGTATGGTCTATCGCCGCGGTGCCCAGGAAACGCTCGCACTCGCCGATTGCAATCTTAATGTTGGGCGCGGCCAGTGGGCCTCGCTGATCGGCGCTTCCGGGTGCGGAAAATCCACGCTGTTGCGCATATTTGCCGACATCGTGCACCCAACCTGTGGCACGGCGACCCTGCATGGGCTCACTCCTGCCGAAGCGCGTGCCAACCGCACCTTTGCCCTGGTCTCCCAGCAGTCGACCATGCTGCCTTGGCGCAAGATCCTGGAAAATGTCGAACTCGGTCTCGAAGTGGCAGGAGTGGGCAAGTCCGAACGCCGGCGCGCCGCCATGGAGGCGATCGAATTGGTGGGGCTGATGGGATTTGAACATGTCTATCCCAATGAACTCTCGGGCGGCATGCGCCAGCGCGCCGCGATCGCTCGGGCACTAACGCTTCGACCCCAGTTTCTGCTCATGGACGAACCGTTCGGGGCGCTCGATGAAATCACCCGTGAAAAGCTCAATTTCGAATTGCTGCGTATTCTGCGCGAAACCTCGGCAACGCTTTTGCTGGTCACCCACTCGATCAGCGAAGCGATCATCCTTTCCGACCAGGTGGCGGTCATGACCCCGCGCCCGGGGCGGATTTCCAAGATCGTTGACATCGGGTTTGGCCATGAGCGCACGAGCGCAATGCGCGATGATCCACGCTTTGCACAATACGAGATCGCCCTGCGGCACGCGCTGCATGGCGCCCCGCCGGAAAAGTCGGCGACTGTCCACAAGATGTATGCCTGA
- a CDS encoding ABC transporter substrate-binding protein — MTACRFPHPLRAISATSAAILALAAASAMAQDLKPLTVVLSYVPNVENFGALYAKEMGFFEQAGLDVTLIPGGQGIDQIQMVSAGMAQLGMTGADSVVAAVDKGADLKVIAAQFQTSPVAMTCREDSGITEPSMIAGKRLGVKQAAQVYAESFLAKNDVDIADVETTTIGNSDVSTIIAGAVDCMITTFAVNEPRLIENAGVPVTVLPLGDWGMNSQSGSWIVTGEFLSDPENAQTLVAYLEAEARAWDVYFDDPEAAAQFIVEGNFNDGLDLDQQTYQAVHQADYMLSDLTAENGILWLDPDVWDETVQNAFEAGAASSVIDPESFTTTEILEAAQLPMR; from the coding sequence ATGACTGCATGCCGTTTCCCACATCCCCTGCGCGCCATATCCGCCACCAGCGCTGCAATTTTGGCCCTCGCTGCCGCCAGCGCGATGGCCCAAGACCTTAAGCCCCTCACGGTGGTTTTGAGCTATGTCCCCAATGTCGAAAACTTTGGAGCTCTTTATGCCAAGGAGATGGGTTTTTTCGAACAAGCCGGTCTGGATGTGACTCTCATTCCGGGGGGACAGGGGATCGACCAGATCCAGATGGTGTCGGCCGGTATGGCTCAACTGGGCATGACCGGTGCTGATTCCGTGGTCGCCGCAGTCGACAAGGGCGCCGATCTCAAGGTGATCGCCGCCCAGTTCCAGACCTCCCCGGTCGCCATGACCTGCCGCGAAGACTCCGGGATTACCGAGCCTTCAATGATTGCGGGCAAGCGGCTTGGCGTCAAACAGGCTGCCCAGGTTTACGCGGAATCGTTTCTGGCCAAAAACGATGTCGATATCGCTGACGTTGAAACCACAACCATCGGCAATTCGGACGTCTCCACCATCATAGCCGGCGCGGTCGATTGCATGATCACCACATTTGCGGTCAACGAACCGCGCCTGATCGAAAATGCGGGGGTGCCCGTAACCGTTTTGCCCCTTGGTGATTGGGGGATGAATTCGCAATCGGGCTCCTGGATTGTGACCGGCGAATTCCTCTCTGACCCGGAGAACGCGCAAACTCTAGTTGCCTATCTTGAAGCCGAAGCGCGGGCATGGGACGTCTATTTCGACGATCCTGAAGCAGCCGCGCAGTTCATTGTCGAGGGCAATTTCAATGACGGGCTCGATCTCGACCAGCAGACCTATCAGGCGGTACATCAGGCTGACTACATGCTCTCGGACCTAACAGCCGAAAACGGCATCTTGTGGCTCGATCCCGACGTCTGGGACGAAACGGTCCAGAACGCGTTTGAGGCCGGTGCGGCTTCCAGCGTGATCGATCCGGAGAGTTTTACAACCACGGAAATCCTTGAAGCGGCCCAATTGCCGATGCGCTGA
- a CDS encoding ABC transporter permease, with the protein MSGAISNAPGVDTRAPSGLNLSRFRHVATFWPPVLFLALLIMLWAVLSQIGVIPGFLLPAPGAIALEFVTNSEVLMRHASATAFEALAGFTIGNLAAIVGAALLSSMPVLRDAFYPYALISRAVPIVVFTPVVVVLLGRGLPPIIAIVSFAVYFPTFLNMMRGLKSPEPDYYEMLHSYSASPLQRLKMIEFPAAMPYLFAALKISASSAFIAALVTEWIGANTGLGYLVVVSSQYFRLPTMWAAIFTSAALTLTLLAVVHVVEHLLKRYTAASPDVGA; encoded by the coding sequence ATGAGCGGAGCTATCTCCAATGCGCCCGGTGTTGATACACGAGCACCCTCAGGCTTGAATTTGAGCCGGTTCAGGCATGTGGCCACCTTCTGGCCGCCTGTTCTGTTTTTGGCATTACTGATCATGCTTTGGGCCGTGCTTTCGCAAATCGGGGTCATTCCTGGGTTCTTGCTGCCGGCACCGGGAGCGATCGCACTCGAATTTGTCACCAATTCCGAAGTGCTCATGCGGCATGCCTCAGCGACCGCATTCGAGGCGTTGGCGGGGTTTACGATTGGCAATCTTGCTGCGATTGTTGGAGCCGCGTTGCTGTCTTCAATGCCCGTTCTGCGTGACGCATTTTATCCCTATGCACTCATTTCGCGGGCAGTGCCCATTGTGGTGTTTACACCCGTGGTCGTGGTTTTGCTCGGACGCGGCCTGCCACCCATTATCGCCATTGTCTCGTTCGCGGTCTATTTCCCGACCTTTCTCAACATGATGCGTGGGCTCAAATCTCCCGAGCCCGACTATTACGAGATGCTGCACTCGTATTCGGCCAGCCCGCTCCAGCGGCTCAAGATGATCGAATTTCCCGCGGCAATGCCCTATCTGTTTGCGGCGCTGAAAATCAGCGCGTCTTCTGCCTTTATCGCAGCGCTTGTGACCGAGTGGATCGGCGCCAATACCGGGCTGGGCTACCTGGTCGTCGTCTCCTCGCAATATTTCCGGCTTCCCACCATGTGGGCTGCCATCTTCACCTCGGCCGCTCTGACGCTGACGCTTCTGGCCGTCGTTCACGTCGTCGAGCATCTTCTGAAACGCTACACCGCCGCATCACCCGATGTTGGCGCCTGA
- a CDS encoding ABC transporter permease yields the protein MTAHADLRVQTIGLVPQLWDAIGARRKVVLPILVFCAIVAFWEYATAIRLVPPIILAGPSAIVRALQTSGLEILANMAVTLFQALAGFVIGNVLGLLVAIIFVHSSMVRRTVYPLAIAAEAVPIVAVVPVLILWLGNGVEPKIFITSFLTFFPMLINAYRGLRSADAEVQELLYTLSASRFQTLIMVRLPASVPFLFNALKLSACTCIMASIVAEWLASNRGLGYLIVLYGQRYQIPEVWATALVATAMSLVVYGTMVLAERWAMPWKQASDFSS from the coding sequence ATGACAGCCCACGCGGATTTGCGTGTCCAAACTATCGGTTTAGTGCCCCAGCTATGGGACGCAATTGGTGCCCGTCGCAAGGTCGTACTGCCGATACTGGTATTTTGCGCCATCGTCGCCTTCTGGGAATATGCGACCGCAATCCGCCTTGTGCCCCCGATCATTCTCGCCGGGCCAAGTGCGATCGTCCGGGCGCTGCAGACTTCTGGTCTCGAAATCCTCGCCAACATGGCCGTAACACTTTTCCAGGCCCTCGCCGGGTTTGTTATCGGCAATGTGCTGGGCCTTTTGGTGGCGATAATCTTCGTTCATTCGAGCATGGTCCGGCGCACCGTCTATCCCCTGGCAATCGCCGCCGAGGCCGTGCCCATCGTGGCGGTCGTGCCCGTCCTGATCTTGTGGTTGGGCAATGGGGTCGAGCCAAAAATCTTCATCACCAGTTTTCTGACCTTCTTTCCCATGCTCATCAACGCCTATCGCGGGCTGCGCAGTGCCGATGCCGAAGTCCAGGAACTGCTCTATACGCTCTCGGCCTCACGTTTCCAGACACTGATCATGGTCCGCTTACCCGCCTCGGTGCCGTTCTTGTTCAACGCTCTCAAGCTTTCTGCATGCACCTGCATCATGGCCTCGATCGTGGCGGAATGGCTCGCCTCAAATCGCGGGCTTGGCTATTTGATCGTGCTCTACGGCCAGCGCTATCAGATCCCCGAAGTGTGGGCGACAGCGCTGGTCGCAACCGCAATGAGCCTTGTGGTTTATGGCACCATGGTTCTGGCAGAGCGCTGGGCAATGCCCTGGAAGCAGGCTTCGGACTTTTCCTCATAG
- a CDS encoding LLM class flavin-dependent oxidoreductase, with translation MDQGWAPPEMSDAESIAQTVGTINLADELGFDSAWVGEHHHRRPEAAFWGRVSASELVLAHAAATTSSIALGTGVRVLSTTTALRTAEEMSMLSVLSGGRVDFGIGLGSGQPGMQSRDEKAAAFRVLVSDLLAFLRNDPATGLPELSPVSPVDITTRLWAAARDEPTIAHLADLGINLVVGQAETGPVQANYVEQYRKAGGKGRTRGVRLVHVAPTHAEALARTEAASDLYFSQMTKGGYHKEAIDKGLFPAEPESREAMLEQINFIVGTPETVIKELNTYIAQTGVDQLDAMVRIPRLAIGDVHECMRLLKREVIPNLAFGVAPMWSKTA, from the coding sequence ATGGACCAAGGATGGGCGCCACCTGAAATGAGCGATGCGGAATCAATTGCCCAAACGGTTGGCACGATAAACCTGGCCGATGAACTGGGCTTTGATTCAGCCTGGGTCGGTGAGCATCACCATCGGCGGCCAGAAGCCGCGTTCTGGGGGCGGGTGTCTGCGTCCGAGCTGGTGCTGGCCCATGCTGCAGCCACCACCAGCTCGATTGCGCTCGGTACGGGCGTGCGTGTGCTCTCCACCACCACAGCCCTGCGCACCGCCGAGGAAATGAGTATGCTCAGCGTTCTTTCGGGTGGGCGGGTTGATTTCGGGATCGGGTTGGGCTCGGGCCAGCCGGGGATGCAAAGCCGTGATGAAAAGGCCGCGGCCTTCCGCGTCCTGGTCTCGGACCTGCTGGCGTTCTTGCGCAATGACCCTGCGACCGGATTGCCTGAACTCAGCCCCGTTTCACCAGTCGATATCACCACCCGATTGTGGGCCGCGGCGCGCGATGAGCCAACGATCGCCCATCTGGCCGATCTGGGGATCAATCTGGTTGTGGGGCAAGCCGAGACAGGGCCGGTTCAGGCCAATTACGTCGAACAATACCGAAAGGCAGGAGGCAAGGGGCGTACACGCGGAGTGCGGCTGGTTCACGTTGCACCGACCCATGCCGAAGCGCTGGCCCGAACGGAGGCGGCGAGCGATCTTTACTTTTCCCAGATGACCAAGGGAGGCTACCACAAGGAAGCGATCGACAAGGGTCTTTTCCCTGCCGAGCCGGAAAGCCGCGAGGCGATGCTTGAGCAGATCAACTTCATCGTGGGCACACCCGAAACAGTGATCAAAGAACTCAACACCTATATCGCCCAAACAGGTGTCGATCAGCTCGACGCCATGGTGCGCATACCGCGCCTTGCGATTGGTGACGTGCACGAGTGCATGCGGCTTTTGAAGCGCGAAGTGATCCCCAATCTGGCGTTTGGTGTTGCCCCCATGTGGTCAAAGACCGCTTGA